Proteins encoded by one window of Engraulis encrasicolus isolate BLACKSEA-1 chromosome 21, IST_EnEncr_1.0, whole genome shotgun sequence:
- the LOC134437343 gene encoding apolipoprotein L3-like: MHRKTTIGSLTGGVIGAAGGITSIVGLILAPFTLGASLAVTAVGVRIAAAGGATGAASNIANMVRQKTLRKTIEDILNDFQDKVNPVLMSLNKINCRVAKMQEYRKFATSTHKLQAGASTGRGAAGLLQVVRLAKAVNVGRVAAQATRAVSVASKMTAVLSGLMLILDVVFIAKDAKEIHEMNKLKKAADREATGRISMARANEIKSNMLKFINEMRNTSRHFETLLAELVETKKVLEVEIIPKISMNT, encoded by the exons ATGCACCGCAAGACCACCATCGGCAGCCTGACTGGTGGGGTGATCGGGGCTGCTGGAGGCATCACCTCCATTGTGGGTCTCATCTTGGCCCCTTTTACCCTGGGGGCATCGCTGGCGGTCACGGCTGTGGGCGTGAGGATAGCGGCAGCAGGTGGCGCCACTGGCGCGGCGTCCAACATCGCCAACATGGTGCGGCAAAAGACCCTGCGCAAGACCATCGAGGACATCCTGAATGACTTTCAG GATAAGGTCAACCCCGTGCTGATGAGCCTTAACAAGATCAACTGCCGGGTGGCCAAGATGCAGGAGTACCGCAAGTTTGCCACTAGCACCCACAAGCTCCAGGCTGGAGCGAGCACAGGACGTGGGGCGGCCGGGCTTCTGCAG GTGGTGCGACTGGCGAAGGCTGTGAACGTGGGCCGCGTAGCAGCTCAGGCTACTCGGGCGGTCAGCGTGGCCAGCAAGATGACGGCGGTGCTATCTGGGCTCATGCTTATCCTTGACGTGGTCTTCATTGCCAAG GACGCCAAGGAGATCCACGAGATGAACAAGCTGAAGAAGGCGGCCGACCGGGAGGCCACTGGCAGGATATCCATGGCACGAGCCAACGAGATCAAGTCCAACATGCTGAAATTCATCAACGAAATGAGGAACACCTCCCGCCATTTTGAGACCCTTCTTGCAGAGCTGGTGGAGACGAAGAAGGTTCTGGAGGTGGAGATCATTCCCAAGATCTCTATGAACACATGA